The Rattus rattus isolate New Zealand chromosome 1, Rrattus_CSIRO_v1, whole genome shotgun sequence genome includes a region encoding these proteins:
- the Scaf11 gene encoding protein SCAF11 isoform X2, whose protein sequence is MKKKSVYNQNVGDQESEDTEGEENRNNADTSGLLYSEADRCPICLSCLLGKEVGFPESCNHVFCMACILKWAEILASCPIDRKPFQAVFELRAFEGCAKIQVKRRSRELDDKENEESFKKQLVYHESSKSDKRKGNTVREDLLCERSDDLKVLYRNFSNNKMGGKKNATVKTNKVQRLNQCTDSCVRSDMPSVSSCGGHSWGPRTYRVSCTESIEVNEINALIRQKRQELELSWFPNTLPGNGRVGSVPWSVETAVLPLVSSVLPRTIFPASTMSLENFGTSHKGYALAHTQGGGEKKQTSGTSNTRGSRRKPATTAPTRRSTRNTRVETVSPSQKSPVPNYSECDAPGNSNSSVSISPPAESEKQTRQAPKRKSARRGRKPPSLKKKPRKSAPPAEKTTSSDSVEEDTVDSDTPPVLEKEQQSCVESSSICSIQTDEENHLAKCLESCDEQTEENEQTKNHEIEEQTEILNSESCTQYPPVLVGEDSGIEGKELCVDNDVSTDSSLKGSDPLENQEQGSGSSGSEVQAPVCTESPPEDFLTCPPSDIEGHQPVSSPLGEVSENATPVVSDERAEDSLMVGSADLNDSVENTEAFVMSPKVESSEGEITHGLNRHCVPSSDTELPELIQTENTEIIPTCGTLENESSGAVQGCEDTVLKHNLDNTQLDNSLEGKTDSLVEHPIHAELPHKEVEQSEKHFSEDNNETVPMECDSFCSDQNESEVESSANTDPKQLSENSVTHSSDSKLSSDPVVENVETVAQPAESLVDKAPKPRTRRSRFHSPSTTWSPNKDAAQEKRRAQSPSPKRETAVESKSSQSPSPKRESARGRRKSRSLSPKKDASRERRPSRSPKRENAREAKRSESGSPRRDTSRENQRSQSRVKDSSSREKSRSRSRERESDRDAQRRDRDRERRARRWSRSRSRSRSPSRSRTKSKSSSFGRNERDTYSPRWREKWTNDGWRCPRGNDRYRRNDSEKQNENTRNEKDDITADTNDPSSTDKHRDDCPSWVTEKINSGPDPRTRNPEKLKDSHWEENRNDNSGNSWTKNFGPGWMSSRGRGGRGKGAYRGNFACNDQSENRWQSRTPLSGSDSFKSVEQQPSKRKSEQELSFGTPADRSGWTSASSWAVRKTLPADVQNYYSRRGRSSSGPQSAWMRQEEETPEQDSNLKDQTNQIDGSQLPVTMLQPHMSVMQPPVNAQHQPVGIFPYPVGVHAPMMNMQRNPFTMHPPMPLHLHTGVPLMQVAAPASIPQGPPPPPPPPPSQQVNYIASQPDGKHVQGFPSASHVSNNMNTQVLPAPSAAPANTGSVQGPSSGNTSSSSHVQAANAAVKLAESKKLQIQEKAAQEVKLAIKPFYQNKDITKEEYKEIVRKAVDKVCHSKSGEVNSTKVANLVKAYVDKYKYSRKGSQKKTLEEPVSTEKNIG, encoded by the exons gtgaagaaaacagaaataatgcTGATACTTCCGGCTTACTGTACAGTGAGGCGGACAGATGTCCAATCTGTCTTAGTTGCCTATTAGGGAAGGAAGTTGGTTTTCCAGAAAGTTGTAATCATGTCTTCTGTATGGCCTGTATTCTTAAATGGGCAGAG ATACTGGCTTCTTGTCCAATCGATCGGAAACCCTTTCAGGCAGTGTTTGAACTCCGTGCATTTGAAGGTTGTGCTAAG ATTCAGGTAAAAAGACGGTCGAGAGAATTAGACGACAAGGAAAATGAGGAGTCTTTTAAGAAACAGCTCGTTTATCATGAAAGTTCCAAAAGCGACAAGAG aaaaggaaacactgtAAGAGAAGATCTATTATGTGAGAGATCTGATGACTTGAAGGTGTTGTATA GAAacttttcaaacaataaaatggGTGGAAAGAAAAATGCTACAGTAAAGACAAACAAG GTTCAAAGATTGAATCAGTGTACAGATTCTTGTGTGAGAAGTGACATGCCCAGTGTATCTTCATGTGGTGGCCACAGTTGGGGACCTCGCACCTACAGAGTTTCCTG tacaGAATCTATAGAAGTCAATGAAATCAATGCATTGATTAGGCAGAAACGACAGGAACTGGAGTTGTCATGGTTTCCTAATACATTACCTGGGAATGGAAg AGTTGGCTCTGTACCCTGGAGTGTGGAGACAGCAGTTCTTCCTCTGGTTTCCTCAGTGCTGCCAAGGACGATTTTTCCAGCAAGTACCATGTCACTAGAAAATTTTG GTACTTCTCATAAGGGGTATGCACTAGCACATacccaaggaggaggagaaaaaaagcaaacttcAGGTACATCAAACACCAGAGGATCAAGACGAAAACCTGCAACAACTGCTCCTACAAGGAGGTCCACACGAAACACACGAGTTGAGACAGTCAGTCCATCCCAGAAGTCCCCAGTGCCAAACTACTCTGAGTGTGATGCCCCAGGGAATAGTAACTCCTCTGTCAGTATTTCCCCTCCGGCTgaatcagaaaagcaaacaagacaGGCTCCGAAACGGAAGTCAgcaaggaggggaagaaaaccaccttctttgaaaaagaaacctCGGAAATCTGCACCTCCTGCTGAAAAAACCACATCTAGCGATTCAGTAGAGGAAGACACTGTGGATTCTGACACTCCACCCGTGTTGGAAAAGGAGCAACAATCATGTGTAGAGAGTAGTAGCATTTGCTCTATTCAGACAGATGAAGAGAATCATTTGGCTAAGTGCTTGGAAAGTTGCGatgaacaaacagaagaaaatgaacaaaccaaGAATCATGAGATCGAGGaacaaacagaaattttaaattctgaatcTTGCACTCAGTATCCTCCTGTGCTTGTTGGAGAGGATTCAGGGATAGAGGGTAAGGAGTTATGTGTAGACAATGATGTTTCTACAGATTCTTCTCTAAAAGGAAGTGATCCATTGGAAAATCAAGAGCAGGGGTCTGGAAGCTCAGGGTCAGAGGTGCAGGCACCCGTGTGTACGGAGAGTCCGCCTGAGGATTTCCTTACGTGTCCACCGTCTGACATTGAAGGACACCAGCCAGTGTCCAGTCCCCTGGGTGAAGTATCTGAAAACGCCACCCCAGTGGTTAGTGATGAAAGAGCAGAGGACAGTCTCATGGTAGGAAGCGCTGACTTGAATGATTCTGTAGAAAACACAGAAGCATTTGTAATGAGCCCCAAAGTGGAGTCTTCTGAGGGTGAAATTACACATGGACTGAACAGACATTGTGTTCCCAGCTCAGACACTGAGTTGCCTGAGCTTAttcaaacagaaaatacagaaataattccAACATGTGGCACTTTAGAAAATGAAAGTTCTGGTGCTGTTCAAGGTTGTGAAGATACCGTACTAAAACATAATCTTGACAACACCCAATTGGATAACTCCttagaaggaaagacagactctCTGGTTGAGCATCCCATCCATGCAGAGTTACCTCACAAAGAGGTTGAACAGAGTGAGAAACATTTCAGTGAAGATAATAATGAAACAGTACCTATGGAGTGCGATTCTTTCTGTAGTGACCAGAATGAGTCTGAAGTAGAGTCGTCAGCAAATACTGACCCCAAACAGTTGAGTGAAAATTCTGTGACGCACAGTTCTGAcagcaagctgtcttctgatccTGTAGTTGAGAATGTTGAAACTGTAGCTCAACCAGCTGAAAGCCTAGTGGATAAAGCCCCAAAGCCTCGAACTCGGAGATCTAGATTCCATTCCCCGTCTACAACTTGGTCTCCCAACAAAGATGCTGCACAAGAAAAGAGGCGTGCTCAGTCTCCATCTCCGAAAAGAGAGACTGCAGTAGAAAGTAAGAGTTCTCAGTCACCATCCCCCAAGAGAGAGTCTGCCAGAGGACGAAGAAAATCCCGTTCTCTCTCACCGAAAAAAGATGCATCAAGAGAAAGGAGGCCGTCTCGGTCTCCAAAGAGAGAGAATGCTAGGGAAGCTAAAAGGTCTGAGTCAGGCTCCCCAAGAAGAGACACTTCTAGAGAGAACCAGAGGTCTCAGTCCAGGGTGAAAGATTCTTCCTCCAGAGAAAAATCTAGGTCccggagcagagaaagagaaagtgacagAGATGCTCAGAGGAGAGATCGAGATAGAGAGAGGCGAGCCAGAAGGTGGTCCCGGTCTAGATCTCGCTCTCGATCGCCTTCAAGATCAAGAACGAAGAGTAAGAGTTCATCATTTGGTAGAAATGAAAGAGATACTTACTCTCCCCGGTGGAGGGAAAAATGGACAAATGATGGTTGGAGGTGTCCCAGAGGGAATGACCGGTACCGGAGGAATGATtcagagaaacagaatgaaaacacaagaaatgaaaaagatgacATCACTGCAGATACTAATGATCCCAGCTCCACAGATAAGCATAGAGATGACTGTCCCAGCTGGGTGACAGAAAAAATAAACTCTGGGCCAGATCCAAGGACCAGAAATCCAGAAAAGTTAAAAGATTCCCActgggaagaaaatagaaatgacaaTTCAGGGAATTCTTGGACTAAAAACTTTGGCCCAGGCTGGATGTCCAGCCGTGGTCGAGGAGGCCGCGGGAAGGGTGCTTACAGAGGTAACTTTGCCTGTAACGACCAGAGCGAGAACAGGTGGCAAAGCCGCACCCCCCTCTCAGGGAGCGACTCCTTCAAGTCTGTGGAGCAGCAGCCCAGTAAGCGGAAAAGCGAGCAAGAACTGTCCTTCGGCACTCCAGCAGACAGGTCGGGGTGGACCTCCGCCTCCAGCTGGGCGGTGAGGAAGACTCTGCCAGCCGACGTGCAGAACTATTACTCTCGGCGCGGCAGGAGCTCTTCAGGCCCACAGTCTGCGTGgatgagacaggaagaggagacgCCGGAGCAGG atTCTAACTTAAAAGACCAAACAAACCAAATTGATGGTTCTCAGTTACCGGTAACTATGCTGCAGCCACACATGAGTGTAATGCAGCCTCCAGTGAATGCCCAGCACCAGCCTGTGGGCATCTTCCCGTACCCAGTGGGTGTTCACGCCCCTATGATGAATATGCAGCGGAATCCATTCACCATGCACCCTCCAATGCCCCTGCATCTCCACACGGGAGTACCTCTCATGCAGGTAGCTGCCCCTGCAAGCATACCTCAGGGACCGCCACcaccgccccctcccccgccatCCCAGCAGGTCAACTACATCGCCTCACAACCAGATGGGAAACATGTGCAG GGTTTTCCAAGTGCGTCTCATGTAAGTAATAACATGAATACACAAGTGTTGCCTGCTCCATCAGCAGCCCCAGCAAACACGGGATCAGTTCAGGGACCAAGTTCTGGTAATACTTCGTCATCAAGTCACGTCCAAGCCGCTAACGCTGCTGTAAAATTGGCAGAAAGCAAA AAATTGCAGATTCAAGAGAAAGCAGCACAGGAGGTGAAACTGGCTATTAAGCCATTTTACCAGAATAAAGACATCACTAAGGAAGAGTACAAAGAGATCGTGCGGAAGGCGGTGGACAAA GTTTGTCATAGTAAGAGTGGAGAAGTAAATTCTACTAAAGTGGCAAATCTGGTTAAAGCGTATGTAGACAAGTACAAATACTCTCGgaagggaagccagaagaaaacgCTGGAAGAACCCGTGTCTACTGAAAAAAACATAGGCTGA
- the Scaf11 gene encoding protein SCAF11 isoform X1: MKKKSVYNQNVGDQESEDTEGEENRNNADTSGLLYSEADRCPICLSCLLGKEVGFPESCNHVFCMACILKWAEILASCPIDRKPFQAVFELRAFEGCAKIQVKRRSRELDDKENEESFKKQLVYHESSKSDKRKGNTVREDLLCERSDDLKVLYRNFSNNKMGGKKNATVKTNKVQRLNQCTDSCVRSDMPSVSSCGGHSWGPRTYRVSCTESIEVNEINALIRQKRQELELSWFPNTLPGNGRVGSVPWSVETAVLPLVSSVLPRTIFPASTMSLENFGTSHKGYALAHTQGGGEKKQTSGTSNTRGSRRKPATTAPTRRSTRNTRVETVSPSQKSPVPNYSECDAPGNSNSSVSISPPAESEKQTRQAPKRKSARRGRKPPSLKKKPRKSAPPAEKTTSSDSVEEDTVDSDTPPVLEKEQQSCVESSSICSIQTDEENHLAKCLESCDEQTEENEQTKNHEIEEQTEILNSESCTQYPPVLVGEDSGIEGKELCVDNDVSTDSSLKGSDPLENQEQGSGSSGSEVQAPVCTESPPEDFLTCPPSDIEGHQPVSSPLGEVSENATPVVSDERAEDSLMVGSADLNDSVENTEAFVMSPKVESSEGEITHGLNRHCVPSSDTELPELIQTENTEIIPTCGTLENESSGAVQGCEDTVLKHNLDNTQLDNSLEGKTDSLVEHPIHAELPHKEVEQSEKHFSEDNNETVPMECDSFCSDQNESEVESSANTDPKQLSENSVTHSSDSKLSSDPVVENVETVAQPAESLVDKAPKPRTRRSRFHSPSTTWSPNKDAAQEKRRAQSPSPKRETAVESKSSQSPSPKRESARGRRKSRSLSPKKDASRERRPSRSPKRENAREAKRSESGSPRRDTSRENQRSQSRVKDSSSREKSRSRSRERESDRDAQRRDRDRERRARRWSRSRSRSRSPSRSRTKSKSSSFGRNERDTYSPRWREKWTNDGWRCPRGNDRYRRNDSEKQNENTRNEKDDITADTNDPSSTDKHRDDCPSWVTEKINSGPDPRTRNPEKLKDSHWEENRNDNSGNSWTKNFGPGWMSSRGRGGRGKGAYRGNFACNDQSENRWQSRTPLSGSDSFKSVEQQPSKRKSEQELSFGTPADRSGWTSASSWAVRKTLPADVQNYYSRRGRSSSGPQSAWMRQEEETPEQDSNLKDQTNQIDGSQLPVTMLQPHMSVMQPPVNAQHQPVGIFPYPVGVHAPMMNMQRNPFTMHPPMPLHLHTGVPLMQVAAPASIPQGPPPPPPPPPSQQVNYIASQPDGKHVQGFPSASHVSNNMNTQVLPAPSAAPANTGSVQGPSSGNTSSSSHVQAANAAVKLAESKVSVTVEASADSSRTDKKLQIQEKAAQEVKLAIKPFYQNKDITKEEYKEIVRKAVDKVCHSKSGEVNSTKVANLVKAYVDKYKYSRKGSQKKTLEEPVSTEKNIG; the protein is encoded by the exons gtgaagaaaacagaaataatgcTGATACTTCCGGCTTACTGTACAGTGAGGCGGACAGATGTCCAATCTGTCTTAGTTGCCTATTAGGGAAGGAAGTTGGTTTTCCAGAAAGTTGTAATCATGTCTTCTGTATGGCCTGTATTCTTAAATGGGCAGAG ATACTGGCTTCTTGTCCAATCGATCGGAAACCCTTTCAGGCAGTGTTTGAACTCCGTGCATTTGAAGGTTGTGCTAAG ATTCAGGTAAAAAGACGGTCGAGAGAATTAGACGACAAGGAAAATGAGGAGTCTTTTAAGAAACAGCTCGTTTATCATGAAAGTTCCAAAAGCGACAAGAG aaaaggaaacactgtAAGAGAAGATCTATTATGTGAGAGATCTGATGACTTGAAGGTGTTGTATA GAAacttttcaaacaataaaatggGTGGAAAGAAAAATGCTACAGTAAAGACAAACAAG GTTCAAAGATTGAATCAGTGTACAGATTCTTGTGTGAGAAGTGACATGCCCAGTGTATCTTCATGTGGTGGCCACAGTTGGGGACCTCGCACCTACAGAGTTTCCTG tacaGAATCTATAGAAGTCAATGAAATCAATGCATTGATTAGGCAGAAACGACAGGAACTGGAGTTGTCATGGTTTCCTAATACATTACCTGGGAATGGAAg AGTTGGCTCTGTACCCTGGAGTGTGGAGACAGCAGTTCTTCCTCTGGTTTCCTCAGTGCTGCCAAGGACGATTTTTCCAGCAAGTACCATGTCACTAGAAAATTTTG GTACTTCTCATAAGGGGTATGCACTAGCACATacccaaggaggaggagaaaaaaagcaaacttcAGGTACATCAAACACCAGAGGATCAAGACGAAAACCTGCAACAACTGCTCCTACAAGGAGGTCCACACGAAACACACGAGTTGAGACAGTCAGTCCATCCCAGAAGTCCCCAGTGCCAAACTACTCTGAGTGTGATGCCCCAGGGAATAGTAACTCCTCTGTCAGTATTTCCCCTCCGGCTgaatcagaaaagcaaacaagacaGGCTCCGAAACGGAAGTCAgcaaggaggggaagaaaaccaccttctttgaaaaagaaacctCGGAAATCTGCACCTCCTGCTGAAAAAACCACATCTAGCGATTCAGTAGAGGAAGACACTGTGGATTCTGACACTCCACCCGTGTTGGAAAAGGAGCAACAATCATGTGTAGAGAGTAGTAGCATTTGCTCTATTCAGACAGATGAAGAGAATCATTTGGCTAAGTGCTTGGAAAGTTGCGatgaacaaacagaagaaaatgaacaaaccaaGAATCATGAGATCGAGGaacaaacagaaattttaaattctgaatcTTGCACTCAGTATCCTCCTGTGCTTGTTGGAGAGGATTCAGGGATAGAGGGTAAGGAGTTATGTGTAGACAATGATGTTTCTACAGATTCTTCTCTAAAAGGAAGTGATCCATTGGAAAATCAAGAGCAGGGGTCTGGAAGCTCAGGGTCAGAGGTGCAGGCACCCGTGTGTACGGAGAGTCCGCCTGAGGATTTCCTTACGTGTCCACCGTCTGACATTGAAGGACACCAGCCAGTGTCCAGTCCCCTGGGTGAAGTATCTGAAAACGCCACCCCAGTGGTTAGTGATGAAAGAGCAGAGGACAGTCTCATGGTAGGAAGCGCTGACTTGAATGATTCTGTAGAAAACACAGAAGCATTTGTAATGAGCCCCAAAGTGGAGTCTTCTGAGGGTGAAATTACACATGGACTGAACAGACATTGTGTTCCCAGCTCAGACACTGAGTTGCCTGAGCTTAttcaaacagaaaatacagaaataattccAACATGTGGCACTTTAGAAAATGAAAGTTCTGGTGCTGTTCAAGGTTGTGAAGATACCGTACTAAAACATAATCTTGACAACACCCAATTGGATAACTCCttagaaggaaagacagactctCTGGTTGAGCATCCCATCCATGCAGAGTTACCTCACAAAGAGGTTGAACAGAGTGAGAAACATTTCAGTGAAGATAATAATGAAACAGTACCTATGGAGTGCGATTCTTTCTGTAGTGACCAGAATGAGTCTGAAGTAGAGTCGTCAGCAAATACTGACCCCAAACAGTTGAGTGAAAATTCTGTGACGCACAGTTCTGAcagcaagctgtcttctgatccTGTAGTTGAGAATGTTGAAACTGTAGCTCAACCAGCTGAAAGCCTAGTGGATAAAGCCCCAAAGCCTCGAACTCGGAGATCTAGATTCCATTCCCCGTCTACAACTTGGTCTCCCAACAAAGATGCTGCACAAGAAAAGAGGCGTGCTCAGTCTCCATCTCCGAAAAGAGAGACTGCAGTAGAAAGTAAGAGTTCTCAGTCACCATCCCCCAAGAGAGAGTCTGCCAGAGGACGAAGAAAATCCCGTTCTCTCTCACCGAAAAAAGATGCATCAAGAGAAAGGAGGCCGTCTCGGTCTCCAAAGAGAGAGAATGCTAGGGAAGCTAAAAGGTCTGAGTCAGGCTCCCCAAGAAGAGACACTTCTAGAGAGAACCAGAGGTCTCAGTCCAGGGTGAAAGATTCTTCCTCCAGAGAAAAATCTAGGTCccggagcagagaaagagaaagtgacagAGATGCTCAGAGGAGAGATCGAGATAGAGAGAGGCGAGCCAGAAGGTGGTCCCGGTCTAGATCTCGCTCTCGATCGCCTTCAAGATCAAGAACGAAGAGTAAGAGTTCATCATTTGGTAGAAATGAAAGAGATACTTACTCTCCCCGGTGGAGGGAAAAATGGACAAATGATGGTTGGAGGTGTCCCAGAGGGAATGACCGGTACCGGAGGAATGATtcagagaaacagaatgaaaacacaagaaatgaaaaagatgacATCACTGCAGATACTAATGATCCCAGCTCCACAGATAAGCATAGAGATGACTGTCCCAGCTGGGTGACAGAAAAAATAAACTCTGGGCCAGATCCAAGGACCAGAAATCCAGAAAAGTTAAAAGATTCCCActgggaagaaaatagaaatgacaaTTCAGGGAATTCTTGGACTAAAAACTTTGGCCCAGGCTGGATGTCCAGCCGTGGTCGAGGAGGCCGCGGGAAGGGTGCTTACAGAGGTAACTTTGCCTGTAACGACCAGAGCGAGAACAGGTGGCAAAGCCGCACCCCCCTCTCAGGGAGCGACTCCTTCAAGTCTGTGGAGCAGCAGCCCAGTAAGCGGAAAAGCGAGCAAGAACTGTCCTTCGGCACTCCAGCAGACAGGTCGGGGTGGACCTCCGCCTCCAGCTGGGCGGTGAGGAAGACTCTGCCAGCCGACGTGCAGAACTATTACTCTCGGCGCGGCAGGAGCTCTTCAGGCCCACAGTCTGCGTGgatgagacaggaagaggagacgCCGGAGCAGG atTCTAACTTAAAAGACCAAACAAACCAAATTGATGGTTCTCAGTTACCGGTAACTATGCTGCAGCCACACATGAGTGTAATGCAGCCTCCAGTGAATGCCCAGCACCAGCCTGTGGGCATCTTCCCGTACCCAGTGGGTGTTCACGCCCCTATGATGAATATGCAGCGGAATCCATTCACCATGCACCCTCCAATGCCCCTGCATCTCCACACGGGAGTACCTCTCATGCAGGTAGCTGCCCCTGCAAGCATACCTCAGGGACCGCCACcaccgccccctcccccgccatCCCAGCAGGTCAACTACATCGCCTCACAACCAGATGGGAAACATGTGCAG GGTTTTCCAAGTGCGTCTCATGTAAGTAATAACATGAATACACAAGTGTTGCCTGCTCCATCAGCAGCCCCAGCAAACACGGGATCAGTTCAGGGACCAAGTTCTGGTAATACTTCGTCATCAAGTCACGTCCAAGCCGCTAACGCTGCTGTAAAATTGGCAGAAAGCAAAGTAAGTGTTACGGTGGAGGCCAGCGCAGATAGCTCGAGGACAGACAAG AAATTGCAGATTCAAGAGAAAGCAGCACAGGAGGTGAAACTGGCTATTAAGCCATTTTACCAGAATAAAGACATCACTAAGGAAGAGTACAAAGAGATCGTGCGGAAGGCGGTGGACAAA GTTTGTCATAGTAAGAGTGGAGAAGTAAATTCTACTAAAGTGGCAAATCTGGTTAAAGCGTATGTAGACAAGTACAAATACTCTCGgaagggaagccagaagaaaacgCTGGAAGAACCCGTGTCTACTGAAAAAAACATAGGCTGA